The genomic DNA CATCCCGGCCCGCGAGACGCAGACCGCGCCTTCCAGGAGCCCCGCGGCAGAGAGGATCTTCTTTACGTCATCGAGCACCCGGTGGACCTTCATGAGAACGACCGTGTCGAAGTCCCGAAGCACCCGGTCCAGGTCCCCGGCATAGGTAGCCGGAAGGACGGCCAGCCTCTCGCCTGAAAGCGCAAGGCTCACCCCGGCCCTGGCCCCCGCGGCGGTGATGGAGCTTACCCCGGGGACGACCTCGAAGGAAACCTCCGTGTCCAACTCCTTGAGGGCGTCATGAAGATGAAAGAACGTGCTGTACAAGGTGGGGTCCCCCAGGGTGATGAAGGCCACGTCTGTGCCCCGCGCGAGGATGTCGCGCACCCTGGCCGCAGCCGGCAGGAGGGCCTCCCGCTGGGAGCCCTTCTTCATGGGGAAATGGACCTCCATCACCTCCTTTTCCCCGAGGTCCATGACCTGCTCCACGATGCCGAGGGCCAGGCTTCCTCCCCCTTCCCGTCCCCTGGGAAAGCAGATGACCCCGGCACGTTCGAGAACCTTCTTGGCCTTCAGCGTGAGAAGCTCCGGGTCCCCCGGGCCCACCCCCACCGCGTAAAGCATGCCCTTCATCGCCCGGCCTCGATGACGAAGAC from Nitrospirota bacterium includes the following:
- the cobI gene encoding precorrin-2 C(20)-methyltransferase — its product is MKGMLYAVGVGPGDPELLTLKAKKVLERAGVICFPRGREGGGSLALGIVEQVMDLGEKEVMEVHFPMKKGSQREALLPAAARVRDILARGTDVAFITLGDPTLYSTFFHLHDALKELDTEVSFEVVPGVSSITAAGARAGVSLALSGERLAVLPATYAGDLDRVLRDFDTVVLMKVHRVLDDVKKILSAAGLLEGAVCVSRAGMKGELVKPLAETSPEEIDYFSTVIVRGRRDG